From Alloacidobacterium dinghuense:
GATGATGGCAAGAGTTGGCATCCACATGTAATGTTTTATGCTTCGGGTGATGCTGAGAAAAGCTGGGGAGCTAACCTGCCTGGCTCGCCGGTTATGGCGGCATATGACCCTGAACAACGGGTGACGACTTTCTTCGTTTTGACCGGCGAATGGTCTGACGGGACGCCGGGACCGCCAATGTCGCATTGACCCGCAATTCAATTAGAGCTGCTCATTGCACGGTGGCAGAGTTGCACTCCCGAGATGGCCGTGGCGCTTATGCTGAGTGCCGGCTTTCTTGCATCGCGGGTTCAGATTGATGCTGCAGGAGTATTCGGAAAGCGAGTCCGTGGGTAATCAGCAGCAGCGGCACCAACAAAGTTGGAATGAAAAATGTGGCTCCCAACTGCCCTACTAATAATCCGGCATGATTGGCCTGGTAGAAAGTGTTGAGAAGATCGGCTGAACCCCAGAGGCTGAAAATCCATGCGGCGGCAATGCCGGCCGCACTGGGCAGCAATAGCAGCGAAAACAACGCAAGTATCGCCGCAATGAAATCCCCATAGGCCGTGGAGTGCGCGAAGGCGGGCGGCAGATCGTGTGATACAACGCCGGGAACCAGGAGTGCCAACCCGATGAAGCGGAAGCTGTGCAGGATGAGCAAAGGCCGCAACGCTTCGGTCCGTTGCCGTAGGCGGAGTGCCGGCCAGATATATCGAGCGGTGACTATCCCCCACGCGATCAAGCTGAATGCGATGCTTACGAAAAACCAGAGTTGTGGCATACAGAGTGTCTCCTTATCAGAATTCCAGCCGCTGACCGTGGCCAATAGGGGTGATTGGAGCCTTGTCGCGGTCTGGCGGCGTGGCGTTAGCGATGGCGTGCTCCCGCCGCCACACCTTCGAGTCGGTCGCGAACTGGGGCGCCGACGGGAACGGACGCCGCAGTTCGCGGTCGTAGCGGTCCAGATCGAATCCAGGACTGAACGGGGCGAGCATGAACTGCCCGAACTCGCGCAGCCAATTGCCGAAGATCCGCTGGTTGCCAGGCAGCGCCGCGTAACGACGAGCGATCGTCTCGAAGTCCTCAGCGCGGCGGCCGGTCAAATCGAGCACGTCCGCGGTTGGCGCCCCCAGCTCGAAGGCGCCGCGCTTGTGATCGTCGATGTAGTAGCGAATGCCACTGAAGACATCGATCGGGTAGCCGCTCATCCGTGCGGCCTTCATGAACAGCCAGGTCGGGGTTGGCACGACCTTGACTGATCGCCCAATGGCTCGGCCGACGGCCTTGGCCATTTCCTCTGCGCCGAGAAGCTCCGGTCCAGTGGGACGGTAGCTTTTTCCGTCGTGCCGCGCAGGATCCATCAGCGCCGCGGCGGCGACTCGTGCGATATCTTCGTTGGAAGGTGGCGCGTTGCGGCTATTGCCGAAGATCCAGGGAAAGATGCCGAGATGTGCGGACGCCCCAATCGTCACCAGGTAGTCATCAGCGAAGAAGCCTGGGTTGACGATCGTATGCGCGACTCCAGGCATCATGGAGAACAATCTATCGACGAGCCAGTGTTGGCGGGTCATGAGCGACGGATGCGAAGGGCTCGCCAGCCATTGGGAGAGGCCGACAATGTGTTCCAGCCGGGCTTCCTTGGCGGCGACCGCAAAGGCTACCGCGCCCTGAATCATGTAAGGATCGATAGGCGGACAATAATATGCCCGCTGGACATCCTTCAGCGCGTCGGCGACCCGCTCGGCATCGCTCATGTCGCCGACCGCGATCTCGGCTCCCTGCGCTTTCAGTCGCGCGCTGCGGCCATCTTCTCGGTGCACCAAGGCGCGGACGGGATAGCCGGCCTTCAACAGTTCCATAACAACGACGCTTCCCGTCTTTCCCGTCGCGCCGATCACGACAATCCGTGGCTTGATCATGTTCGTCTCCTTCTGAGGGCTCTCTTCCTTAAGTAGCGCTATCGCGAGGGGGTCACTGCTGCGCTCCTGGGCCAATCAACATCCTGAGTGGCATCAAGGGTCCGACGGGAATGTACTCGTGATCCATCAACTGTTCCTTCGCAAGCGGCAGGGTTTCCATAATGGCGCGTGCTTCGTCCTCAGTCTTCGCGTCGACCAGAAAGACGACGCCTTTGCCATTGCCGCGCGAGTACCACTCACGGATTTTTCCGTCCAGGTAGAGCTTCACAGTTGTCCGAACCTCTGACGGCATCACAGCTATGATTTGTTGGGGAGTTACGCCCTGCCTGGGAGTCTCAATAACCAATACTTCGGATGGTGGAGGTATAGCCACGCTGGGCACGCCTGATGCGGTCCCGGATTGTGATTGCGCCAAGGACGCTACCGGAAGCGCCGCGATCAGAAGAGAAGTCATAAAGTTCATTGGGTTGTCCTTTCGATTCTGGTTTGCTTGCTGGCGGCGTCTCGCTCGCCTGTCTGATATTTGCCCGCAGCACCCGGCGTGTGACACGATTGCGACTGATCGATTTTTTGACCGAACCCGGTCACAAACGCGGCTCGCGCGGCAAAGAGCTTAATAATGAGCGAGGGAGATCAGGAACTTCGCGCTCTGATGGTCCGTTATCAGGGCGGATCGCTGGAAGCATTTCAGGAGATCTACGCCCAACTCGCACCGGGAGTGCGCCGCTACCTGTTACATTTGGCAGCCGGCTCGGATATCGCCGATGATCTGCTTCAGGAAACCTTTCTTCAAATGCACCGGTCGAGAGCCGCATACAACCCGAAATATGCGGTTAGACCTTGGGTGTTCGGTTTGGCGCGAAACGTTTTTCTGATGAATCGGCGTGCAGCCCGGCAATGGGCAAAGGTTCATGAGTCGCGCGAGGACCTACCTGAATTGCCGGTGCTTCCGGAAGCGGACAGGCTCGGCTCCCAGGATGAGATCCGCCGAGGTCTAACGTATTTATCCCCTGATCAGGTCGAAGCGCTGCTGCTGCACCATGAGTGGGGGTTCAGTTTCGAGGAGATCGCCGGGATGCTGGGCATTACCAGCGCGGCAGCTCGCGCCCGCGCCAGCCGGGGAATGGCAGAGCTGCGCGTGGCGCTGAATACTCTCCAAAGGACTCGTGCATGATGGATCGTTCACCGAAGCCACCGGAAGCACTGATGCGGGCGATCGCCCAGGATCTCAGACCGGTCAAACCATCGCCACAACCGCTCCAACTGGCATTGCGAATGGTCCCCCTCGCTCTCCTGGTTTCGTCGCTGATTCTGCTGGCTATCGGACCCCGTTACGACTCAAGAATCTTAGGACCGCTGTTGACGTGGGGAGCCTCCGCCGCGCAGTTCGTATTGGCGATCGTGCTCGTCTGGATCGCCGCGCACGAAAGCACCCCCGCCGGCAGGCTGCCGAGGCAGATGGTTTACCTTGCGGCCGCCGCGGGCTCTTTGCTTGTTATATTTGTCACCCTACTCACCTTCTCGACAAGTCCTGCCACCGAACCTCTCCTGCGTGTCCCGCCACGGGTCAACGAAATGCTGCGTGACTCGCCATGGATCATGGGCTTCGCCTGCGGGATCGGCAGCACGCTAGCCGGCGGAATCCTGGTCCTGTTCTTCAGCCGCGCGTTTCGAAACTCGCTCGCCATCCGCCCCACTGTGGCGGGCGCCCTGTATGGGTCAGGCGCGGGTCTTGCGATCAATGCCGGTTGGCGGATTGCGTGCCCGTTTTCGACCCCGTGGCATGCGCTCGGAGCGCACGGAACAGCGATCATGGCCACAGTGATCTTAGGAGCACTCATCGGGCGCTATTTAGGAAATCACAGATTCCCCATCGGCGGCGGACGTTCCTGAAACGATCCAGCCCATCGCTCGTAGCTGCCCAGAGCGTTCCGGTATGGTCCACAGAAACGCGACGCCTACTATCGATGAATCCCTAAGCCACAAATCGAGATCTATACCTATGGAAGTTTGCGGTTCGCACGTCTGATTTGCGGAAGACGGCAGCGGAGACCAGGGTTCGGGTGCGAACGAAGGGATGCCTCGGGGTGTCGCCAACGCTCTCATACCTGAGGCGATGTACATCAAGCTCATCGCGGGTTCCATATGGAACCCGCAGTAGGGACATTGAGATGTCCCTTTTGTAGATCATGCAGAGCGCAACGCACCAATATTCGTTTAGTGCTTACAAGATGGAACAAGCGCGCATCGGGCGAAGGCGTCTTTATCCAGTCACCATTTTTTATGGTTTTTATTCTGTAGCGGTGGGGATTCTGGTTTGCCGGTCGCGGCATGCGATGGTAGGGATTCCATTCTTCCTGCTTGGGATAGGAGTTTGGACCCTCCTCGAATACCTATTCCATCGCTATGTCCTCCATGGGCGCTTTCCGCCAGGAGAAGGATTTGTCAGGCGCTTTTTGCACGAGCGTCTGGATCCTCTGCATGGGGAATACCACAAACACCCTTTCAACGGGGCGCACATAAGCGGCAAGTTGAGCGATCTACTTCCACTCTTTGCCTTAGCCGCGCCATTGAGTTTTGTTTTTCCCGTCTACACGATGCCGATATTTCTGGTCGGCATCATCCAACGCTATCTTGCGGAACAGTGGCTACACCACTCAATTCATTTCTGTAGTTTCAACAATGGCTACTTCAGAGCCATGAAGCGATACCACTTGTATCACGACAGCCCACGTGGAATGGAGCGAGGATTCGGCTTAAGTAGGTGGTTTTGGGACATCGTCTTTAAAACGCAGTTTCCTCCGCCTGTTGAAGATGCCCTGTTCAGACGGAAAAATGCGTCGCAGGTAGGCCAGTGACAGTCGCGAGCGCAATCATCAAGCTCTGCATTCGTGCATTCATTTTCTGTGTGTCTGGAACTGTGGCTGCAGTTGGGCAACGGTTCTCTGCCCCCGAACCTCAGACCGGCACCATTATGGGCACTGTAACCGACGTGCGGAACGACGTCGTTCCCGGTGCTGCAGCTGTACTGGATGGCCCTGCCTCGAGCGATCACCGAACAGTCGTGGCGAATGATAACGGATTTTTCGTATTCGAAAATGTAAAGCCTGGGGTTCCATATCACATCACCGTGAGCCAGACAGGATTTGCGAACTGGATCTCGCCAGCGATAACCCTAACGCCGAAACAATTCCTGCAACTCACGGGCGTCAAACTCACGATCGCCGTGGCCATGACCACAGTGGCGGTAGCTCCCAACAACGAACAGCTTGCAACGCAGCAGGTTGAAGTCGAAGAAAAGCAGCGCGTCCTGGGGATCCTTCCGAGCTTTTATGCCGTTTACGATTCCCATCCCGTCCCGCTCACACCAAAGCTGAAGTTCAGGCTTGCCTCCAGGACCGCGACGGATCCGGTCACGTTCCTGGGCACGGGCTTCCTGGCCGGCCTGGATCAGGCGGCCGACAAGTTCGACTATCAGCAGGGCGCAAAGGGCTACGGCCAGCGCTACGGCGCCCGCTACGCGAATCTCCTTACCAACGTCATGATCGGCGGTGCTGTCCTGCCTTCCGTCCTGCACCAGGATCCCCGCTACTACTACCAGGGCACAGGCACAACGGAGTCGCGTATCCTTCACGTCCTCTCCTATCCGTTTATCTGCAGGGGAGACAACGGACATCGCCAGCCGAACTATTCAAGCCTTGGAGGCTATCTCGCCTCTGGCGCCATTGCCAATGCCTATTATCCTGAATCGAATCGCGGCCCAAAACTGGTCTTCTCTACCGCCCTTGCTGACATGGGCGGCACCATGGTCAACGCCTTCCTGGCGGAGTTCGTCATGAACAGGCCCACTCGCGCCGCCAAACAATAACAGTTCGAAGCGGAGGCAATGAGCCGGCAACGACGGAAAGCCGTGCGGAGCCGCCCAAGGAGGGTGAATCGCCTAAGTAATTCACACTAAACGAGGTGCTTGCTGTTCTGTATTTGTGTATTTTTACCGAAAGTGGGCGGTTTCAGTCGCAACGTGGTGCCGCGAGGGGCTCGCCTTCATCGTAAGCTGTTTGGAATAATATACTTACGTTGGTGCCCGGAGGGGGGGACTCGAACCCCCACTCGATTACTCGATGCGAATTTTAAGTCCGAATATCGCCATCTACCTAACACACGATGAGTCATGCATATAACAATCAACTCCTTTATTCATGCTGGTTTCGTGCACGTATCAACTGAGCATAGGAGTGCAATGGAGTGCAGGAATATCAGGAACAAGTGGTTCCCGTGTCCATTCGATACGGAAAACTTCGATATCTCGTGTAAATCAGTTGTGCGGCTTCGGTTCCATCTCTCCGGCTGATCAAAGATCCACAACAAGCCAAAAAACACTAGTCCAGCGCCATAAAAGAGGGGTAGCCAAGTATTTAGCTGTTTCAAGTATCTGTGAATCATCCCTAATCACTCCACGCAGAAACAACCCGAGTTGACCTAGCTCGTGCAGTATCTTACCTTGCTACAACCGCAAACACGGCAAGTTCGCCCAGATCATTTCGCATGATTCATGAATTCTATTCATGACTGCATCCCACGCCAACCCTCTAGTCTCATAAGCAACGTAGCTTTAAACTTGATTTCAGTTCGCCAGTCATTCATTTCATGTTGAGCCGCAACTCACAGATCGGCTCGAATTACTAAAAAAGACAATTGCGGTTTCTCGCAACGGCCGCCTAGGAAAGGAAAAAGCAATGCAACAACGCACATTGGGAAAAAGCGGGCTCAAGGTTTCAGAACTGGGCTTTGGCTGCATGGGACTGAGCTTTGGACTTGGACCGGCAACGGAGAAAGAAGCGGCGATAAAGGTCATCCGCACAGCCGTGGAGCGCGGTGTTACCTTCTTCGATACCGCCGAAGTGTATGGCCCGTTTACGAACGAGGAGCTTGTGGGAGAAGCGCTGGCTCCATTCCGCGGAAAGGTGGCCATTGCCACAAAATTCGGCTGGACGGCGAATCCTGCCGATGGTGGCAAGTGGAATGTGCTTGACAGCCGCCCGGAGCACATCCGCGAAGTCGCGGAAGCCTCCCTCAAGCGTCTTAGAACAGACGTCATCGACCTCTTCTATCAGCATCGGGTTGACGCGGACGTCCCCATCGAAGACGTGGCCGGAGCCGTCAAAGACCTCATTCAGCAAGGCAAGGTCAAGCACTTCGGCCTTTCGGAAGCAGGAGCCAGGACCATCCGCCGCGCCCACGCTGTTCAGCCAGTCGCCGCTTTGCAGAGCGAGTACTCGCTGTGGTGGCGCGAACCAGAGCAGGAAATCATTCCCACATTGGAGGAACTTGGAATTGGCTTTGTCCCGTTCAGCCCGCTCGGCAAGGGCTTTCTGACCGGCGCAATCGACGAAAGCACGACCTTCACGGCCAATGACTTCCGTAACAGCGTTCCGCGCTTCAATCCTGAAGCTCGAAAAGCGAACCAGCGCGTGGTTGACGCCCTGGGGAAAATCGCCGACCAGAAGAAAGCCACGCGGGCACAGATCGCCCTCGCCTGGTTGCTGGCACAGAAGCCATGGATCGTCCCGATTCCCGGAACCACCAAGCTCCATCGTCTGGAAGAAAACCTCGGAGCGGCGAATGTCGCACTCAGCGCAGGGGATCTCAAGGAAATAGAGAACGCCTTTTCCGGTATCGAAGTCCAGGGCGCGCGATACCCCGATGCGATGCAGAGACTAGTCGGTCGGTAAACTTGTGCACGGTCAACCTCGACGTAGACGTGTCAAGCC
This genomic window contains:
- a CDS encoding NrsF family protein → MMDRSPKPPEALMRAIAQDLRPVKPSPQPLQLALRMVPLALLVSSLILLAIGPRYDSRILGPLLTWGASAAQFVLAIVLVWIAAHESTPAGRLPRQMVYLAAAAGSLLVIFVTLLTFSTSPATEPLLRVPPRVNEMLRDSPWIMGFACGIGSTLAGGILVLFFSRAFRNSLAIRPTVAGALYGSGAGLAINAGWRIACPFSTPWHALGAHGTAIMATVILGALIGRYLGNHRFPIGGGRS
- a CDS encoding NmrA family NAD(P)-binding protein; this translates as MIKPRIVVIGATGKTGSVVVMELLKAGYPVRALVHREDGRSARLKAQGAEIAVGDMSDAERVADALKDVQRAYYCPPIDPYMIQGAVAFAVAAKEARLEHIVGLSQWLASPSHPSLMTRQHWLVDRLFSMMPGVAHTIVNPGFFADDYLVTIGASAHLGIFPWIFGNSRNAPPSNEDIARVAAAALMDPARHDGKSYRPTGPELLGAEEMAKAVGRAIGRSVKVVPTPTWLFMKAARMSGYPIDVFSGIRYYIDDHKRGAFELGAPTADVLDLTGRRAEDFETIARRYAALPGNQRIFGNWLREFGQFMLAPFSPGFDLDRYDRELRRPFPSAPQFATDSKVWRREHAIANATPPDRDKAPITPIGHGQRLEF
- a CDS encoding aldo/keto reductase yields the protein MQQRTLGKSGLKVSELGFGCMGLSFGLGPATEKEAAIKVIRTAVERGVTFFDTAEVYGPFTNEELVGEALAPFRGKVAIATKFGWTANPADGGKWNVLDSRPEHIREVAEASLKRLRTDVIDLFYQHRVDADVPIEDVAGAVKDLIQQGKVKHFGLSEAGARTIRRAHAVQPVAALQSEYSLWWREPEQEIIPTLEELGIGFVPFSPLGKGFLTGAIDESTTFTANDFRNSVPRFNPEARKANQRVVDALGKIADQKKATRAQIALAWLLAQKPWIVPIPGTTKLHRLEENLGAANVALSAGDLKEIENAFSGIEVQGARYPDAMQRLVGR
- a CDS encoding carboxypeptidase-like regulatory domain-containing protein; this translates as MTVASAIIKLCIRAFIFCVSGTVAAVGQRFSAPEPQTGTIMGTVTDVRNDVVPGAAAVLDGPASSDHRTVVANDNGFFVFENVKPGVPYHITVSQTGFANWISPAITLTPKQFLQLTGVKLTIAVAMTTVAVAPNNEQLATQQVEVEEKQRVLGILPSFYAVYDSHPVPLTPKLKFRLASRTATDPVTFLGTGFLAGLDQAADKFDYQQGAKGYGQRYGARYANLLTNVMIGGAVLPSVLHQDPRYYYQGTGTTESRILHVLSYPFICRGDNGHRQPNYSSLGGYLASGAIANAYYPESNRGPKLVFSTALADMGGTMVNAFLAEFVMNRPTRAAKQ
- a CDS encoding sterol desaturase family protein encodes the protein MQSATHQYSFSAYKMEQARIGRRRLYPVTIFYGFYSVAVGILVCRSRHAMVGIPFFLLGIGVWTLLEYLFHRYVLHGRFPPGEGFVRRFLHERLDPLHGEYHKHPFNGAHISGKLSDLLPLFALAAPLSFVFPVYTMPIFLVGIIQRYLAEQWLHHSIHFCSFNNGYFRAMKRYHLYHDSPRGMERGFGLSRWFWDIVFKTQFPPPVEDALFRRKNASQVGQ
- a CDS encoding RNA polymerase sigma factor, which gives rise to MSEGDQELRALMVRYQGGSLEAFQEIYAQLAPGVRRYLLHLAAGSDIADDLLQETFLQMHRSRAAYNPKYAVRPWVFGLARNVFLMNRRAARQWAKVHESREDLPELPVLPEADRLGSQDEIRRGLTYLSPDQVEALLLHHEWGFSFEEIAGMLGITSAAARARASRGMAELRVALNTLQRTRA